TTCTCTGTGCTCTGATTTAGGCACTCAAGTCCAGTTTCTAATGAAAGCGGCGCTCTCCGCGGCAACCTGTACAACATATAGACGGCCCCTTCATGCCAATGACAATTAAAGGAGGCTTCAGAGGGCATAGGAATCGCATTGAAGGGATTCGATTCTAAAACCAAAAGCAATTTAAAAAGGAGATTTTATGAAAAAGATGACTTTCGCTATTGTAGCTACCGGTATGATGATGAGCCAATTCGCGTCTGCAGACGTGATCAAATGCGTATTCACAGAGCCATTCGTAAACACAACATACAGCATGACTCAGTCGACGTTGACGATTGATGCTGCCGGCGAAGGCGTAAGTGTTATCCATAATGTTTCTTTCCAAATCAAAGGCGCTGGCCAGTTTGAGCTCGTTGCTAAAAACGGCAAAGTGCTTCAAAAGCTGTCTTTGGATAACAAAGGCTCTGATGGTATGAGCGATAAGAACTACCCATACACAGTAACGGATAGCTCTCAATCAAGCATGGCTAATAACGGTATCGGCGGCTGCACTTCAAACTCTTTGAAAGCAACTGGCCAGTAAAATCTACGCCTCGGTATTAAGTTCCGGGAAGGATTTTACAAGATCATCGATGGCCTTCATCTGCTGGAGGAAAGGTTCCACCTTCGCCAAAGGCAGCGCTGAAGGCCCATCGCATTTTGCTTCATTGGGATTTGGGTGTGCTTCGATAAATAGTCCCGCAAGTCCTACTCCAAGCCCTGCGCGAGAAAGCTCCGCCACTTGAGCACGACGACCGCCAGAAGCCGCACCACCCGGGTCACGGAATTGGAGCGCGTGAGTCGCATCCAAAATCACCGGCGCACCTTTTGAGACTTTCTTCATCACAGTAAAACCCAACATATCGACTACGAGATTGTCGTAACCAAAGTTGGAACCACGTTCACATAAAATCACTTTGTCGTTGCCGCACTCTTCGATCTTTTCAACGATGTTGCCCATTTGACTGGGGCTTAAGAATTGCGGTTTTTTAACGTTGATCACATTGCCCGTGCGAGCCATCGCTTCAACGAGGTCTGTTTGGCGCGCGAGGAAGGCTGGAAGTTGAAGCACATCC
Above is a genomic segment from Bdellovibrionales bacterium containing:
- the kdsA gene encoding 3-deoxy-8-phosphooctulonate synthase; translated protein: MQNKTVKIGSIEVANHKPFVLFAGMNVLESRDLAMQVCEHFVKVTEKLKIPYVFKSSFDKANRSSIHSYRGPGMEKGIKIFEELKKTFNVKVITDVHEIHQVKPVAEVADVLQLPAFLARQTDLVEAMARTGNVINVKKPQFLSPSQMGNIVEKIEECGNDKVILCERGSNFGYDNLVVDMLGFTVMKKVSKGAPVILDATHALQFRDPGGAASGGRRAQVAELSRAGLGVGLAGLFIEAHPNPNEAKCDGPSALPLAKVEPFLQQMKAIDDLVKSFPELNTEA